The window GGCCTGGGCGATCACGTTCTTGATCGTGATGATCGTGATCGAGTTCGGCATCATCGGCTGGCTCGAGCGCCTGGTTACCCGCTGGCGGCCGCGGGTCGAGGCCTGGAGGCGTTGACGATGGCTTACGTGCGGGTCGAGGACGCGGCGAAGTTTTTCCCGCGCGAGGACGGCCGCCCGATGCTCGTCCTGGACCGCGTGTCGTTCGAGACCCGCGAGCACGGCATCACCTGCCTTCTGGGGCCGTCGGGGTGCGGCAAGTCGACGCTCCTCAACGCGGTCTCCGGGCTCGAGCCGCTCGACGGCGGCAAGGTCGAGGTGGTGGCGGGGGCAGGCGAGAGCGGGGGAGGGCGAAGCGCCCGCATCGGCTACGTGTTCCAGGACGCCCGCCTGCTCAACTGGAAGCGGGTCGAGGACAACATCGTCTTCGCCCTGAAGGGGATGAAAGTGGAACGGCGCAAGTGGGGAGAGCGGGTGGAGCGCTACCTGTCGCTCGTCGGCCTCTGGGAATTTCGCAAGCAGTACCCGCTCTACCTCTCGGGCGGCATGCGCCAGCGGGCCGGGCTGGCGCGGGCGCTGGCGGTCGAGCCCGAGGTGCTGCTCATGGACGAGCCGTACAGCAAGCTCGATCAGCTGACGGCCCGCCGGCTGCGGGAGGACACGCTCGCCATCTGCGCGCGCCTCGGACAGACGGCGCTCCTGGTCACGCACGACGTGGAAGAGGCGGCCTACATGGGCGATCGGATCGTGATCCTTTCCGCCCGTCCGGCGCGCGTCGTGGAGATCTTCGAGAATCCCTTCCGCCCGCTGGAAAGGGACACCGACGACGCCGGCTTCATCGCGTTCAAGAGAAAGCTGCTCCAGACGGTGCTCGCCTGAAGAGAGAGAGGAGGTTCGATTGCAGATGTTGCCGGGTAGATTGCGAAGATGGGGGGCGGCGGCCCTGGTCGCCGCGGTTTTCACGTCGGGGCCGGCCTCGGGCGCGGAGCTGCCCGCCGTGGAGGTGGGGCTGCCGCAGGACGGGCTTTTCGGGCTCGGCGGTCAGTACATCATCGACCACGGCCTCGACCGGCGAAACGGCTTCGTCATGAAGCCCCGGTGGGCGGGCGTGCCGGAGATCCAGCGCCTCCTCGGCATCCAGGCGATCTCCGTGGGCCTGATGACCCCGGAGGCGGGTTTGCGGGCGAATCTCGCCGGAGTGCCGATGCGCCTGATCCAGCCGTATCAAACATCGCACATGTTCGTCCTGGTGCGCAGCAACTCGCCGTACCGTTCCGTGGAAGACCTCAAGGGAAAGCCGGTCGCGCTCACTCCCGAGGTGACCACGCTGTACAACCTCTTCGATTTCATCATGCGAAAGAAGGGCGCGAGCATCGAAAAGGACTTCCAGCTCAAGAAGCTCGGCGGGCCGGGAATCATCGCCGTGCTCGAAAAAGGAGACGTCGAGGCGGGTTTGATCTGGGAGGCGCACGTCTCGCGGCTGGTGACGACGGGAAAGTACCGGACCATCATGAGCCTGAGAGACGAGATGAACAGGCTCTTGAGCACGAAAATCCTGCCGGTCGTGTGGCTGGGGGCGCTCGAGCCATGGGTCCGGGCCAACGGTGCCCTCGTAGCCAGTCTGCGCGCCGCCTGGACCGAAGCATACCGCGGCGTCCAGAAGGACGAAGGGCACTTCAAGAAATACGCGAAGCGGTTCTTCGGCCTGGAGCGCGCGGAAGACCTCGGGCCCGCATGGCAGCGCACGAGGGCCTTCCTGCTGCCGGAAGAGTTCAAGTGGCCGGAAGCGGCCACCCTGAAGGCGATGCAGACCTTCCTGCGCGAGGGGACGGCGCTCGGCATGTTCCCGAAGGAAGCCGAGAGCCACATCGAGCCGCTGTTCACGCCTTAGCAGAGGGCCGGTGCTCGCCGCTTCCCCCGCGAAAGTGCGGGGTTGACGGATTATTCACGGAGGAAAAGCGAACGGGAGCGGCGCTCTCGAGCGAGGCTAGCGCCGCGTATCCCTCAGGCTCGCGTAGCGCGGCGGCGGCGCCCCTTCGGGCAGAAAATCTTCCAGGCGGACGGTCTCCCAGCCCATCGGGCGCAACCGCTCGAACTCGTCCCGCCGCGCGGGATCGCACGCGGGGGGCTTGGTGGCGTCGATCATGACCTTGCCCCCGATCCGGTGCCAGCCGGGGGAACCGGGGCGGCCGAACTCGGGGCAGGAGGGATCCATCGCGTGGATCTTCGCGCCGCGAATGATCGTGATGTCCTCCTGGGGATTGACGCGCGTCGAGATGGCCCAGAGGATCTCCGCGTAGTTGAAGATATCCACGTCCTCGTCGACCGCGATCGCCACCTTGGGGTGCTGGTACTCGCCCGAGAGCACCGCCATGAGCACGTTTTTCGCCTCGCCGTAGTAGCGCGGGTTCATCTGGACCACGACCCCGAAAATGCCGGGCAGCACGAGCACGTTCTTCACCTCCGTGAAGCCGCCCACGGTGCGGATCCGCCGCAGGATCTGCCCCGACATCGGCACCTTGTGGTAGACGCAACCTTCGACCTCGGTGCCGTTCTGGACGGCCTTGAAGATCGCGTCGCGCCGCATGGTCACCGCCTTGACGTTGACGATCGGGTTCATTCCGGAACCGGTCAGATAATAGTCCTGGAACTCGCTGAACGGGCCCTCCTGCTCGCGCACCTTCGGAGGAATCTCGCCCTCGATGACGATCTCCGCGTGCGCGGGAACCTCCAGGTCGACCGTCTCGCACCTGACCAGCTCGACCTCCTCCCCGAGCAGCGCGGAAGCGATCTCCAGCTCGTCGACGCCGTACTGCGTCGTCGTCGCCGCTGCGAAATAGTACATCGGATGATGTCCGATCATGATCGCGACCGGCATCGGGCGGTCTTGCGCTTCGTAGAGCTGGTAGTTGTTCCAGGCGTGGCGCGGATAGAGGAGGATGCCGGTCTTCGCGGGACCCTTCATCTGCAGCCGGTGAAAGCTCATGTTGCGCCGCCCGGTCTCCGGGTTCTTGGTGATGACTAGGCCGGAGCCGATGAACGGCCCGCCGTCGCGGACCCCTGCCTGATGGATCGGCATCCTGGTGATGTCGACTTCCGCGCCCGCCGCGATCTTTTCCTTCACCGGGCCCGTGTCGACGAGCCGGGTGCTGCCGAGCTTTTCCGTCCGGCGCACGAACTCGGGGACCATGTCGTTTCGGTGGCAGCCGAAGGCGAGAGGGGCGAGCGAAACGTCGCCGGGCGCCTGGCCGAGACAGCGCCAGTTCGGAAAGCCGGTCAGGTTCTCGAAGAGCAAAGCCCGGTCCCGCGCCTGCCAGAGCAGGGCTCCCATCTGGGTGCGCGGGTCCACCGGTTTTGCTATTCGAGAGAGCACGCCGGCCTTTTCCAGCTCCGCGATCCACGAACGCATGTCTTTCGCCATGGGATGGCTCCTCCCGGACAGCCGGGGGCCAATATAGACCGAAAAAGCAGCCCGGGACAGAGCTTTCGTTTCCGTGCGATACGGTCGCGGCCACCTCCCGTCGCGGGAGTGGGTCCACAACGGGGCGAGCATCGATCGCGAGACCGTGGTTTGGGCGCGGGAAATGGGGCAGGCGGAAACCTGCAGGCTGATCGCTTATTTCAAGGAGCGCAGCGCCTGGCTGCTGAGCATCGAGGACGACCGTGCGGAGCCGGTTCTCAGGCCGTATCCCCGGGAGCGGTGCCCCGGCGAATGACCCGGGACCGGCCAAGCTTCGGGGCGCGGGAGCCGCTCATACCAGGCTCCGGTTATAGGCGCCCCGGGGGACGAAGTTGAAAAACTGCCCGGAGCCGCCGATGAGTCGCTGCGAATGCGGCACCCCGGCCGGAACGTGAACCGCGACCGGGCTGTCGACTACGGTTTTCTGATCCCCGATCACGAACTCGGTTCGAAGACCGGTCAGGTTCTCTCCCGCGCCCACGGTGATATGGTAGGTGTCGCAGTTGTGGGTGTGCCTGTCGACGTATCCGGTCTGCGTCGCCTCGAGGTCGGAAACGTCCCGAACGGCGGTGTAGAAAGCCGCTTCGGGCCTGATCTCTTCGTCGACGAAGACGTAACGCGTGCCCGGCGCGGAATCGCGGTGCGCCCGTATCTCGCTCGTGGCGCGAATTTCCGGCGGGAACACGTAGCGCGCGAATCTTTCGGCTTCCCTCGCGCCGGCGTCGAGGTCGGGTTCCCGGTCGATATGGGTGTATCCGCGGCTGCGAAAGAGAACCACCACGTATCCCGCGCCCTCGACGACCTTGTACTCGTGCACCGTGCCCGCGGGAATGTAGACGGTTGCGGGGGATGAGATCCGGTGAGCGCGGCCCTCGAACTTGATCTGCCCCGCGAGCCCTGTCAGCCCCGGACCGTTGCCCACGAAGAAATAGAACTCGTCTGTGTTGTGGCAATGCGGGACCTGATAGTCGGGGACCTCCGCCGGCAGGTTCTCGGCTTCGTGGATCGCGACGTAGACGTCGGCCTCAGGATGCGAGTCGCGGTTGATGAAGATGCGGCGCTTGACCGGCAGCGCGACGCGCTCCCGCAGCGGTCGCTTTTCTTCCGCCACTCCGCCGAGAACTCCCGGCCTGGCCTTGACGACGCATTTGCCGATGTCCATGAGCCCTCCCCGCTAGACCGTCAGGCGCATTCCGTCCGCCGCCATGACGATCTTTCCCGAAAATTTCCTGCCCGCGTCGTTCAACAACCGTTCCTGCAGGACGTCGGGCTGCAGATGGGTGAGCGCCAGCTGCCGGGCGCCGGCCTGCCGGGCGACCTCGCCGGCGTGCTCCGGATGGCTGTGGCTCCGGTAGTGGCCGGAACCGGGCGGGAAATACATCGCTTCGTGGATCAGCAGATCGGCGCCCGCCGCCTCGTTTCGGACCGCGTCGCAGGGCGAGGTGTCGCCGGTGAAAAAGAGGCGCTTGCCGCCCGCTTCGACCAGAAAGCCGAGCGACAGCGGGATCGGCCAGTGCTCGACCTCGACGGCGCGCACGCGCCATCCTTCGCCCTCTGCCACCGACCCGCCAACCATCTCAGTCACGCAAATGTCGATATCCCCGGCGGCGTCGGATTTCTTCAGGGCCTTGCGCGCGGCGATGTCGATCTTGTAAGCGTCGTGGAAAAGCGCGTCGGACATGGCCCGGGTTCCCGGCGGACCGTACACCTGCAGCGTATGGCGCCGGCCGAAGCGCCACGAGGTCAGAACCAGCAGCGCGTAGTCCGCCACGTGATCGTAGTGGCCGTGGGTCAAAAAGCAGTGGGTGACGCTCGCGGGCGCGATCCCGAGGCGGGCCATCTGTTGAATGCAACCCCGCCCGCAGTCGAACAGAAGTCGCGCGGCACCCGCGTCGACGAGAATCGCCGAGCTGCCCCGCCGCGGATCGGGTTGGGGCGACCCCGTGCCGAGGAAGCAAACCTCCATCGCCCGCGTTCTCCTTTCGGTTTCGTCGGCGGCCGTTTTAGCACAGTTGCAGGCCGGAGAGAAAGGAGTATCGCGGGCGGCGCCGCGCATTTCAACGCCAGGGACCGGTGGATCAATGTCGGCGGATCTCGAGCCGCTTGAGCCGGCGGGGCGAGCCCTGTAGTTCTGGCCTATGGCCGACCGTTTCGCGCCCCGCCTCGTCAACGGTCCTTTCGAAGATCCGGTTCTTTTCGTCGGCTTTCATCACGAGCGCCGGGCCGTCCTTTTCGACCTGGGGCGCATCGATCGCCTGAGCGCGCGGGAGATCCTGAAGATTTCGGATGTTTTCGTTTCCCATACGCACCTCGATCATTTCATCGGCTTCGATCACCTGCTGCGCTGCTCGCTCAATCGAGAGCGGGAGCTGCGCCTGTACGGACCGAAAGGGATCATCGACAACGTTCGCGGCAAGCTCGCGGGCTACACGTGGAACTGGATTCGCGAATATCCGATCGCGCTCGCGGTCCACGAGGTCGACCCCCCCGTGGTGCGCAAAGTCGATCTCAAGGCCGCCGGCGGCTTTGCGCCGGAAGGGGAGGCGGAGGGGCCGTTCACGGGAACGCTGCTGGAGGAGTCGTCGTTTCGCGTCCGCTGCGCGGTGCTGGACCACGCGGTGCCGTGCCTGGCCTTCAGCCTGGAGGAGAGCAACCGTCTGAACGTCAGGCCCGACGTGCTCCAGGCCGAAGGCCTGCAGCCGGGTCCGTGGCTGGACGAGCTGAAAAGAATGTTGCGGGAGCGGCATCCCTCGACCACGCTCCTCGGGGCGCCGCTCGAGAGCGGGAAGACCAGGGAGCTTTCCCTCGAAGCGTGGCGCGATCTTTTGATCCTCGAGAGCGCCGGGCAGAAGATCACCTACGTCGTCGACAACCAGTACAACGCGGCCAACGCCGGACGGATCGTTTCGCTCGCGGCGGGATCGGATTTTTTCTTTTGCGAGGCATCGTTCTCGCAAGCGGACGAGCAAAGAGCGCGGGAACGGTACCATCTGACCGCGACACAGGCGGGCCGCCTGGCGCGCCGCGCGGGGGTAAAAAAGTTCGTGCCGTTTCATTTTTCCCTGCGCTACCGGTCCGAGCCCGATCGACTGCGGGACGAGGCCCTGGCGGCGTTCGCGGCCGGCGAAGCGGATGAATCGGCAGCCTGACGGCCCGCCGCGCCCTGGACTTTCGTCAGCCTCGTTTGACGGCGTGCACGGCGGCTTCGCTGAACGACGCGATCACCTGCTCCCCCTCGCGGGCGCCGAGCTCCGACAGGGAAGAGCGGGTGAGCAGCGCAACGAGACGATTGCCGCCGCAGTCCAGCTCTATTCGGTGCTGCGTGCCCAACGGCCTGATTTTCAGTACCGTGGCCGCCAGCTCATTGAACCCGTCCCGGGCCGGCTCCTGCCGCCCGACGGGCCGCAGGGCGATTTCCTCCGACCTTACGCAGAGGAGAAGCCGCTCGCCGGGTTGAAAATCGCCGCCGGCCCGGATCGAGCCGCCGGCAAAGCGAATCACGCACCTTCCCTGAGCCGATTTCTCCACGGTCGCGGGGATTCTCGTCTCGACGCCGACAAGGTCGGCGACGTTTTCGTCCGCCGGGCGGGAAAATACCTCGGCCGTCTCTCCCACCTGAACGAGCCTGCCCCCGATCAGGACCCCCAGGCGATCTCCGAATATGGAAGCCTCGTTGCGGTCGTGAGTGACGAAAACCGTCGTGACGCCCGTCTCTTGAAGGATCTCCTCCAGATCGAGGAGAAGCTGCTCCCGGGTAGGATGGTCGAGCGCCGAAAAGGGCTCGTCGAGCAAGAGAAGCTCGGGGTCGAGAGCCAGGGCGCGCGAAAGGCTGGCGCGCTGCGCCTCGCCCCCCGACAGGCTGCGCGCCCGTCTCCCGGCCAGATGGGCGATCCCGAGACGCTCGAGCCACGGGAATACGCGTTGCTCGATGGAGCGGCGGTCCAGTCCCCGGAGCTTCAACCCCAGTGCCGCATTCTCATAAACCGAAGCATTCAAGAGCAGCGCCTGTTGAAAGACGCTCGCGATGCGGCGCCTGAGCGGCAGGAGATCGCGGCGGTCCACTTCCCTGCCCCGAAAGCAAACGACTCCCCGCGTCGGCCGTTCCAGCAGCCCCATCACGCGCAGCAGGGTGGACTTTCCCGCTCCGTTGGGGCCGATGATCGCGAGGACCTCGCCGGAGCGAACCGAGAGATCGGGAACGTCGAGGACATCGACGTCGCCGTACCGAACCAGAATGTCGCGAAGCGTTACGAGGGCTTCGGCCATCTCAGCTGCTCGCGCTGCTGGATATGCGTGAGGGCGAGATTCACGGCAAAGGTAAGAAGGAGCAGGATCAGCCCCAGGGCGATGGCGATTTCGAAATTCCCCTTTCCCGTTTCCAGCACAGTAGCCGTCGTGAGCACGCGCGTCTGCCCGCGGATGTTGCCGCCCACCATCATCGAGGCGCCGACCTCGGATATCACTCCGCCAAAGCCCGCCATTACGGCGGCGAGAAGGGGAAGCCTGGCTTCCCGGCACAGGAGCCAAAGCAGTTGAAGCCGGGACGCGCCGATGCCCAGCAGCTGCAGACGCAAATTCGGGTTCAAGGTCTGGAAGGCGGCCATGGTGAGACCGGCCACGATCGGAGCTGCGATGACGACCTGGGCGATGATCATGGCCGTGGGAGTGTAAAGCAGCTCGAGAAACCCCAGCGGTCCGCTGCGCCAGAGGAAGACCGTGACGAAAAGCCCTACCACCACGGGCGGAAGACCCATTCCGGTGTTGATGAGGCTCACGATCAGGTTCCGGCCGGGAAAATGAGACAGGGCGACGCCGATCCCGAGCGGCATGCCCAGGATGAGCGAGAGAAGGGTGGCGGCGCCCGATATCTGGAGCGAGAGCCAGGTGACGCCGAGCACTTCCGGGTCGGCCGTCACGATCAGCCTGAATGCTTCCCTGACGCCGTCGAAAACGAGCCCCATCTTATCCTCCGATCTCTTCCTCTCGCTTTCCCGCGATCGGAACGAACAGCGGCCGGCCGAATTTCTCGACGCCGAAAGTCTTGATCACGGCCTGGGCGGCGGAGGAGACGATGAAGTCGGCGAAAGCCTTTCCGCCGGCGGCGTTCACCCCGGGGCCGCCGGCCGGATTCACCTCCATCACCGAATAGATGTTCAGGAGCGGTTTGTCGCCCTCCAGGAGGACCGCGAGCGCGATCCGTTTGCGAAAGGCGAGGTAGGTCGCCCGATCCGCAATCGTGTAGGCGTTACGGTCGTTGGCGACGCGGAGGCTCGCCCCCATGCCCTGGCCGGACTCGATGTGCCAGCCGCCTTCGGGTTCGACT is drawn from Candidatus Zixiibacteriota bacterium and contains these coding sequences:
- a CDS encoding ABC transporter ATP-binding protein; this encodes MAYVRVEDAAKFFPREDGRPMLVLDRVSFETREHGITCLLGPSGCGKSTLLNAVSGLEPLDGGKVEVVAGAGESGGGRSARIGYVFQDARLLNWKRVEDNIVFALKGMKVERRKWGERVERYLSLVGLWEFRKQYPLYLSGGMRQRAGLARALAVEPEVLLMDEPYSKLDQLTARRLREDTLAICARLGQTALLVTHDVEEAAYMGDRIVILSARPARVVEIFENPFRPLERDTDDAGFIAFKRKLLQTVLA
- a CDS encoding PhnD/SsuA/transferrin family substrate-binding protein; its protein translation is MLPGRLRRWGAAALVAAVFTSGPASGAELPAVEVGLPQDGLFGLGGQYIIDHGLDRRNGFVMKPRWAGVPEIQRLLGIQAISVGLMTPEAGLRANLAGVPMRLIQPYQTSHMFVLVRSNSPYRSVEDLKGKPVALTPEVTTLYNLFDFIMRKKGASIEKDFQLKKLGGPGIIAVLEKGDVEAGLIWEAHVSRLVTTGKYRTIMSLRDEMNRLLSTKILPVVWLGALEPWVRANGALVASLRAAWTEAYRGVQKDEGHFKKYAKRFFGLERAEDLGPAWQRTRAFLLPEEFKWPEAATLKAMQTFLREGTALGMFPKEAESHIEPLFTP
- a CDS encoding UbiD family decarboxylase, with the translated sequence MAKDMRSWIAELEKAGVLSRIAKPVDPRTQMGALLWQARDRALLFENLTGFPNWRCLGQAPGDVSLAPLAFGCHRNDMVPEFVRRTEKLGSTRLVDTGPVKEKIAAGAEVDITRMPIHQAGVRDGGPFIGSGLVITKNPETGRRNMSFHRLQMKGPAKTGILLYPRHAWNNYQLYEAQDRPMPVAIMIGHHPMYYFAAATTTQYGVDELEIASALLGEEVELVRCETVDLEVPAHAEIVIEGEIPPKVREQEGPFSEFQDYYLTGSGMNPIVNVKAVTMRRDAIFKAVQNGTEVEGCVYHKVPMSGQILRRIRTVGGFTEVKNVLVLPGIFGVVVQMNPRYYGEAKNVLMAVLSGEYQHPKVAIAVDEDVDIFNYAEILWAISTRVNPQEDITIIRGAKIHAMDPSCPEFGRPGSPGWHRIGGKVMIDATKPPACDPARRDEFERLRPMGWETVRLEDFLPEGAPPPRYASLRDTRR
- a CDS encoding MBL fold metallo-hydrolase codes for the protein MEVCFLGTGSPQPDPRRGSSAILVDAGAARLLFDCGRGCIQQMARLGIAPASVTHCFLTHGHYDHVADYALLVLTSWRFGRRHTLQVYGPPGTRAMSDALFHDAYKIDIAARKALKKSDAAGDIDICVTEMVGGSVAEGEGWRVRAVEVEHWPIPLSLGFLVEAGGKRLFFTGDTSPCDAVRNEAAGADLLIHEAMYFPPGSGHYRSHSHPEHAGEVARQAGARQLALTHLQPDVLQERLLNDAGRKFSGKIVMAADGMRLTV
- a CDS encoding ribonuclease Z; the encoded protein is MADRFAPRLVNGPFEDPVLFVGFHHERRAVLFDLGRIDRLSAREILKISDVFVSHTHLDHFIGFDHLLRCSLNRERELRLYGPKGIIDNVRGKLAGYTWNWIREYPIALAVHEVDPPVVRKVDLKAAGGFAPEGEAEGPFTGTLLEESSFRVRCAVLDHAVPCLAFSLEESNRLNVRPDVLQAEGLQPGPWLDELKRMLRERHPSTTLLGAPLESGKTRELSLEAWRDLLILESAGQKITYVVDNQYNAANAGRIVSLAAGSDFFFCEASFSQADEQRARERYHLTATQAGRLARRAGVKKFVPFHFSLRYRSEPDRLRDEALAAFAAGEADESAA
- a CDS encoding ABC transporter ATP-binding protein → MAEALVTLRDILVRYGDVDVLDVPDLSVRSGEVLAIIGPNGAGKSTLLRVMGLLERPTRGVVCFRGREVDRRDLLPLRRRIASVFQQALLLNASVYENAALGLKLRGLDRRSIEQRVFPWLERLGIAHLAGRRARSLSGGEAQRASLSRALALDPELLLLDEPFSALDHPTREQLLLDLEEILQETGVTTVFVTHDRNEASIFGDRLGVLIGGRLVQVGETAEVFSRPADENVADLVGVETRIPATVEKSAQGRCVIRFAGGSIRAGGDFQPGERLLLCVRSEEIALRPVGRQEPARDGFNELAATVLKIRPLGTQHRIELDCGGNRLVALLTRSSLSELGAREGEQVIASFSEAAVHAVKRG
- a CDS encoding ABC transporter permease codes for the protein MGLVFDGVREAFRLIVTADPEVLGVTWLSLQISGAATLLSLILGMPLGIGVALSHFPGRNLIVSLINTGMGLPPVVVGLFVTVFLWRSGPLGFLELLYTPTAMIIAQVVIAAPIVAGLTMAAFQTLNPNLRLQLLGIGASRLQLLWLLCREARLPLLAAVMAGFGGVISEVGASMMVGGNIRGQTRVLTTATVLETGKGNFEIAIALGLILLLLTFAVNLALTHIQQREQLRWPKPS